AATTCTGGAGTGAGTTTAATTTAGCTTTCGTCACGGTATATTTAGACcgtttttgtaatattttaatataaatattcctAAACATTTGACGTTTATTCGATGGCTGGACCGCTGTTTCATAGTGACAAGCAAAAAGCAACATTCGATGTTACAAATGTATTCCTAGTCTTAAAAAAATGACCCTGTTACGCTcgacttttttgtttatttaaaaaaaaaaaaacgacgtTTATGCCATTAAAgtatcattaataataataataataaagtccttttatttatatatgcgCCTTTCGTCAAGGACACCAGGCTTACAAAGAGGCACATAAATAAAGTACAAAATACTGCACGCGAGTTAAGCTAAAGTATAACGTGTGCCCATAAAAGTACGTATTCAGTGCTATCAAACAACATTTCAGTAATCATAAAAATTATATTAGGCCAGAGGACAATAAATCGTAAACACAAGTCGTTTTTGCTTGAGATTACCATAGCAACAGTGAAGTTTCAGCAGTCAAGCCTTTTCCATTATGATCGTACAGGATTACTGTCATTATTTCAGACACCACACCCTgcaaaaagtcatttttctagaattttatttttatttagctcacaaaaataacaaaattagttattgtatttataaaaaCGAATTTATAAAAACTTAAACATTTAAGTTATTTCGtaggctattacattttttgagCATCATATCACTGCTCAATATTTAACAGTAGGggtatttaatcattttaaaaagcGTTTCAGTTTGAAGGAGACATTAACTACTAGATTAGATTAATGTTTGAATTACAATGCAAGCATGTTTAtatggtgtttgtgtgtgtgtacagattTGAGTATGAGCGCACAAAATGTTGGATCCAGAGGTGGACATCAGGCTTTCAGGTAACGTACACCATCATTGAGCAATGAAATGAAACAATCTTCACTTATTACAAGAATGaggggaaataaataaataaggcaGCGAGAATTGAGATGGAAGTGAAAGAAGACTGTCAAGTTTGGTAAATGTAGCATTTACTTTCTTGTATGGAACTAAATTATGAATGTTGGTGTTTCTTTCAAAACTTTCACACTTGTCACAAGACCAGCTGatgtgttctctctctctctctctctctctctctctctctctctctctctctcctgctgaATGCTTACTTGCCCCTAAGAATTTGCATGTGACTGTATTATAGTAACAAGGTGGAAAGATGGTTAGCCTGCAATTGAGACTTATACTGTTGTTTAAAACTAATTTGCTAATTTGGTGCTCCTGATTTAAACAGGGGGAAACATACATGGCAAAGATTTATGTTGGCAACTgaacaaactaaataataataataataattatatatatatatatatatctatatatatatatatatatatatatatatatatatatatatatatatatatatatatatatatatatatatatataatttatataatatatttatttttatataattttataaaaaatatattaaaaaaagtctgCTCAGAAAAGGCTTGCTTTTGGTATTACAGAGAGAGTCATGTTTTAAAAGCAAGCAAAGGATAATTATGTTTATCATATAACATAGAATGCAATCTCTCACATTGtagggtaattttttttttttttaaatgcttgaaGGTTCATTCAACTCCAATAGTTACAATTAAACTCAGAAGAAGTTAAAGTAGTTGACTTAAAACTACAAGTTTTATAGCAGTTTGGCTTTATGTTCCACAAATGTAAACCCTTGCCCCATATCTTTAGGAAAATATGTTATCTTGGTTTATTCTTGTAGGGTCCAAGACATTTTCACAGCTTTGAGACCAATGCTTAAATAAACCGGATTAGCATCTGTCGACATTCACTTGAGTCGCTCAAGGCTTCCAACAATACACACAGTGATTCAGAGATCAGACCTGCTAGTGATTTTTGCATTTCGTATTCCTGGCCTCATTCACGTGGCTCTCCACTGCTCCAGATTACAGCTCCTAATCCCAAACACTCTCCAAAATGCATGCTTTTACTCACACACGTTCATTCGGGCAATAGGATGCGATGAGAACATTTAGCAAAACATGGAATCTCTACCTACTTGATTTCTGAACGATTTCTGAGGCTTCTGCGGGGAAAAAGGAGAATGATGAACTGTTTCTGAGAAGTCTTGGAACTACACAATGTGGACTCTGCATCTGATGAACCTAAACCAGCTCTTGGATACCTGAACTTTCTTGGACATCTGCAGCTAAGAAAAAGCAACCAGTAGGATAGAGAATCAAAGAATAAATCAACTGACTTCTGATGAACTCTTGGTTAGCATAAACCAGGCCTCAGATTATCAGTTGTATTGGAAGAACAGCAAAAAGATGTCGGACCCATTTGACGTCTCACGTGTGCGCTCTGACAGTACGTCCACCATGGCATCTCAGTCTACTTCAGCACGGCTGATGCTTCGCCAACGACTCGCTCAGTTGCTCACCTGCCTGGAGGACCTCAGCTCAGATGATGAGGCAAATGAGGAAGTGTCTCGTACGCTGGACGGAGCCTTTCACCTATGTGGAAGATACACCAACAGAGAGTCTTTCAGGTGTATTGAATCATTGACTTTTAGAGTTCAGATCTAAAAATGAGTTTTAGAGAGATTTCTTTTGGAGTGATAGAAGGTGGATGTTGTAATTTGTTGGCTGTTTGCCAGCAAGTTCTCTGGATTTTTATCTTATTTATGTTATCTCCCTTACCACAAGTTTATTTTCTCATATATGAAATTCAGAGTTGATTTACTTAACTCCACTTTTAGACACTCGCGAACATCCCTAAGCTCTTTAAATCCCGCctccattttgaagtgcgttacCTCACCCCAACGATTTTGACAGAGGGAGAAATTCTACTCAATACGTACACTCGGGGCCTCAAATTAACACTTGCCAAGCACCAAATGCAGAGTTGGCAAGTATATGAAACGATGTCATTTGCCAGTTAGccagtaattaaaaaaaaaattctaacaaTGCAAGGTTGTGACAACATAAACGTAAACCAACATTAACGGCACTCTTTACAGTTAATGGGTTAGTGCTGCATCACGAACGTTACAGCCTTTCCAATGTAAATTTTCAAGTGCTGGAACACATAAAAGGGAATGAGTGGGACATTTAAACATCTGAAGCTCTCTTTCATGTCTTCTTGCACTTGAATGGACAAATTCACACAAAATGATGTAAAAAATGTGTCGGTGAGTATCCTAGTAAACATAGTTGTTTTTTGCCTTAAGTGAATGCAAACACAAAATGCATGCTCCTTGCATGGAGTGCATTcattcttaaagtgacagcataCTAATCATCCAACTACTGCCtgtgttttttatatgtcaatcaaacaacaaaggacaacaaaaaaaaatcactcactgctctttaACTTTAAAGGAACATGCTGACTTTTTGGgttattcaccgtatcccccagagttagacaAGTCCATACACCATcgctagcttagcacaaagactggaggtaaacggcgGCATCTAGCCTACAGCTcaataaatgacaaaataacggcaacatttttatatttacatgTTGAGTTGTGTATAGTTACACCATGCACTAAGACCAACATAAAATGgaaagttgtgattttctagacTGCTgtggctaggaactatactctcattcctgagtaaaaatcaaGCATCTTTGCTGCTGTTTTGGAGCCGTTTACATCGAGTCTTTGTGCTAAGataggctagcggtgggtgcgtcagacagagttatggcatgCATAGAGATaagaatggtatgtatggacttatctaactctgggggatagggtgaataagctaaagtcccaaattagcctactttattacattttggTACCTTAAAATGATTAGACCTACCTGAagagcactgtttatttcatttgcATCTCTGTTGCATTAAATTTATTGGTGCTATTGCTTGTAATTTgattgcttgtttttattttattactgataaaatatacttatttaaaaaatataggctattaaatgtatattatttaaGCTAGTAGTTTTAGCTGTGCTATCAAATTTGGAATAGAGGATTGTGAATTTGTCTATGCATCTAAAATGTTGGTTTCATTACTGTCTGCTTTTGAGTCATGGCTGATAAAAAATATTCATGGCAGATCAGTAGACCACAACGCAACACGGTTGTGACGTCACAGCAGATTCCATCTAATTTACTTCCACCCCTCACAATTTTAGTGTATGATATTGAAGTTATTTTGACATTGAACCGCATTTAATACTTGTGGCTGCCTTAAGCTGATTGTTATAGTTTATCGTATTATGATTTTCGGTTGTgtaattgttttatatttaatccaACAATCATAGAATGCATGCGTGTACATTCCAaatgatcaagggcttaggccgttccattttaaaaaaacattgcaagGGTTCCACTAGTGTTGGCACCTTTGTGCAACGTAAGCAATGTGAACGAGGCGGAGGGAAGTCAGTGAGTGAAGGGGATTCAGCATTTTGAATTAAACGCAGCCCTATTCTGTTTCTGTCTTCTTCTCTTGTTCAGGCTGCACATAGTCACATGGAATGTAAGCACAGCCGAGCCACCAGCTGATGTGAGGTCATTACTGCAGCTTGACTCACAGCCGGCCACTGACCTCTATGTGATTGGGTGAGCTTATTGTTATCTGAATCACATGATCagcatgaaaaaaaatgttctgtcaattttaaatgttaactTACTgatatatacactaccattcaaaatgtgtatatatatatatatatatatatatatatatatatatatatatatatattagtgaaGTTACATAATATGAGCAGATGTTTTTTAGTCTGCAGGAAGTAAATGCCAATCCAGTGCGGTATGTCTCTGATCTCATTGTTGAGGACTCATGGAGCCACCTCTTAATGGATACTCTGGCACCAATTGGATATATCAAGGTACAtcataaatacatattttgctGGGTGTTGTAGCATTGCATGGTCAGTTTAGAGAGTATGGAAGACAGAGAGGTGTTTGAGTGTCCTTACATATGTTTATATGCAGTTGCAACTGTTACAataacagaaagacagaatCAGGATGAGCAGTCTCCTCATTAAGCTTGTTAAGCTCCATTGTTCTGTGCAGGCCATGAAAACACTAGAGGCATTGTTTGACTCCAGCACATTTGTGTAACATAAGCACAGATTTGATGTGAGCCCACCCCGTTCTGCCTTCCATGACTAATTAGCTTTGATTTTGAAAAACCGAATTCCACTTCACCAAAAACATCCCAGGAATTTCCATTACCAATCTCCTTATTTTCTTTCTGCAACGTATCAAGGGCTTCATTCACTCCATCCTAAGCTTAAATACACGTTTCGTTGCTTTTGTGGAGGTCGAAGCAGTGTGTGATGTTTGTGTTGAAAAGTGACATATGAAATAAGCTGTACATTTTTTGCTGTCATCAGGTGACTTCAGTGAGGATGCAGGGTTTGCTGATGATATTGTTTGCAAAGCAGGTCCATCTGCCTTTCATCAGAGACATCCAAAGTACATACACCCGCACTGGCCTGTTTGGATACTGGGTACGGTACAGCCTTTACATCCTGACATTTCACAGACACTTTCTGTGAAGAAAGCtctaatgctcaccaaggctgcatttatttaatcaaaagtaaaaaaacaaacaaaaaaacattaatattgtgaaatattatttttttcaaaatgtcaaatttaaggGGAAACGCTACAAGCAAAAACACTTTCATGCATCTgttaatttttaatattttgggcttttaaatgtgtttttcagaCTACTGGAAAGAAGACATCCAAAATACACTTTTAAAGAGAGAGTTaacccaaaaaaatgtatttccccatgattaactcaccctcaagtcatcctttcagatgaatacattCAGAGTTACATTAAAACAATAGTCAGAAATTACACTGAATACACTTCAGCAGTACTTTTATTCACACCAAACTTTCGTTTTATTCCTATCTATATTCTAAAGGTTTTTACAGAGTATCTTTTAGATTTTATtcttaaaaaaattgaaaattattgTACTGTAATTATACTGTTGACAGTATTttttctgaaaaataaaatccCCTCTGTAAAACCTTTGACTTgtcaaaaaaatgaaacaagaaTTTTAAACCTGGCTTTATCCAAATGTTCATGCAATGGATGCAAACTAATCCAGATTTAATTAGACtgcctcatttgcatatttaaacaacTATTTTGAAAACTTCAATCAGCTGGCCTTTTGCTGATGTACTGCTCATGTAAAATTCTTATTATTAACAATGTTAAAAACTgcgtaatatttttgtggaaactgatttttctttttttcaggattatttgatgaatagaacattcaaaagaacagcatttatttgaaaaaatctTTAGGAAGATTATAAATGTATCTACTGTTATTTTTGGTAAATTTAATGCTGAAAaaagtatgtgtatatatatatataaattaaaaggTAGTAAGTAAGgcctgtttcacaccgcaagcgtgagcagcgcttgagcagcacttcagcgtatttagtattaaatactaaactaaaataaattattatattttctgggtagtttactttactttttagaatactttcacccaaactgaataattaaaacaagtttaaatgggtaaatcttctacagatgattgttattcttcgttttctttaatgacatactccagttattgttaaaacaccacatgtgcttcttgtatgcattttgagcgcttttgtgatatttactttgtccatcaaaagtgtactttcgctttacaccgtgactgcagctgcagaccgaTCCTACCTGTCTgaatattaaatactaaactaaacgaaagtttgttatattttctggctagtttactttattttttataatcataaccatactttcacccaaactgaataatcaaaacaagtttaaattgcaaaaatcttccacagatattttttagtcttcgttttcttctctgatatactccagttattgttcaaatacactacacgtgcttcctgtgtgcattttaggcactttttgtgtgaaatcacatATATGTTGTCCTTTCAAAGTGTGCTTttactttaattgagcgtcaggagcgtcagcagcgcagcaaaaataggctcgccgccgaaacccccgcttcactgctgctcacgcgacgctcctgcttgacgctcacgtgctgctcctgctcccggtgtgaatgcactcattgattaacatgggcgccgaaaaaaatacgtgctgctcacgcgccgctcacgcttgcggtgtgaaacggccgtaaGTCTGTATGGTTTGcgtaaaagaataataataataaaaataacttaaaaatcACTTACACCTATCCTTTTAATGGTATGAATATTAAGTATGCACATTATGTTGTAATGATATATAGCTGGACTAATTAAGTATTATTGATTCTTGCAGGGAAATAAGGGTGGTGTTTCTGTGCGTTTCTCATTTTACGGTCACATGCTGTGTTTTCTGAACTGTCATCTGGCGGCTCATATGAACTACGCCCTGCAACGCATGGATGAGTTTGAATATATACTGGACACGCAAGATTTCGATATGAACAACACACCAAACATTCTTGACCACAAGTCAGTGCTAACTTTGATTAAAGTTGCTCACATTCATGCATCAGAAGATATGACATCCTCATATTGCTGTTGTTCCTTCTCCCAGGGTGGTCTTCTGGTTTGGTGATCTGAACTTCCGTATCGCTGATCATGGGATGCACTTTCTCCGCTCCTCGATTAACAATGGTCGCTTTAACCTGCTGTGGGACAAAGATCAGGTCaggcaaacacacaaacaaagataAATACATGCTTTTCTCTACCAAACCCCAGTGAGCTACCCATGTAGACGGCATAAAGCACCGTAGACTCACTCCAGATGTTAAATGAAAAGTACATGTCCTAAACAGTTTAAAACTGTTTGCGTTTTGCACTTAATTTAATAGTTTTTTACGTTAACATACACTTCACATGTTTGACTGTTACATTTGTGTTGCATCATGTCTTGCACATGCCGACACTAAAGTTTAAACggtcagttaaaaaaaaaaaagaagaggtcTCTAGACCTTTGAACTTTTTTCACTGCTCTACGCCTCACATTTTAAACGTGAAACATGTTCTGTGTGAATCACAGGCACAGAAAAGGCAATTACTAAACCCACAGCTTTGAATTTGGCAGACAACGTCAAGGGAAATGCTGCCTAAtgttcaaaataattaattggtttcAGTAGGGTaaacttaaaggtcccgttcttcgcgattccatctttcaaactttagtaagtgtgaaatgttgttgttagagcataaataatacctgtaaaattataaagctcaaagttcaatgccaagcgagatattttatttaacagaagttccctttcaaagcctacagtgaacggccggtttggactaaaGCAgaaagtgcagggatgtaatgacgtcactagaaccgtttgtagactaaccctccgcccacaagaacacgcaaaaaagggggcgtggtcttgttgctctcccacgtggagaagagtgcgcattcagcgcttgcatctccccgttatggtaagaggcgggacctttccgggcaaagtgcgccaagctgctgtccaatcacaacacaggaagcgctggcccaatcagaactcgctacttgtttctgaaggagggacttcatagaacaaggaaatcatcaggccgtttttaggacagaggaaacagcggtgtacagataagtaaattgtgtgaaaaatacggtgtttttttacacgcgaaacatgaactcatgttatattggacactgtaaacataatcaaagcttcgaaaatacgcaaagaacgggacctttaaattaaACGAGTACAGTCAACTTAAGTTTTATGAGTATCTTTTCTAtgagtatttatttttcctttgagctcacattttaagtaatttgaattgtttaattgttttcagttttataagcgtatttcttttaatttagacaaacttaaatttatCGGAAACTGGGCttggatttctatttcccagcatgctttgtcATGGCTCTcgaaagggagagtaaatgctaaaattaaaggtgcactatgtagtatttttgcagtaaaatatccaaaaaccactaggccagtgttatatattttgttcagctgagtacctacaatatcccaaatgtttccaactatttgtaaattgtgggaacattgctattttaaccaatgacccggaccatttcagcatagcgtctgagggagtcgcctgtcgattgcgtcatatctgcgctaccctcgatttcgggttttatttggcaggagcgctttactctatggaggccccacctcgcaacttacaagacttaaatgatctgctgctaaaatcttggtgccagataccacagcacaccttcaggtgTCTAGTGGAGGGTCAGCGTTGTTTTGGCAGtcaaagggggaccaacacaatattaggaaggtgatCATAATGtcatgcctgattggtgtatgtgCTTATCATGTCATAGGTTAAGCGACTTGCTAATGTGAAACTATTGATAACGAGACAAGGATTAGAAACTGGTCATTTAATATGccttttctattttattttattctattctaCTGATTTCTGCCTCTTAGTTGACCATGATGAAGAAGAAAGAACCTGTCCTTCAGGAGTTTGAAGAGGGACCATTGCGCTTTAAACCCACGTATAAATTTGACCGTTTCTCTGAGACTTATGATACAAGGTATCACTTATACACTACACATTCCTAACACAATACAAACACCTTATTTTCAATGCATGGAAGCAGAAACCATTTCCTGAGTCTAACGTGTTTTCTTGAGGGACGAAAATGATCATCATTCTTTCTCCACACAGAGCACCGAAGACATGGTTTGGCTTTACGTAAGATTTGATAAGCAAATTTTGTGTTGCATGGCCCCTAATATGTCTACCTTAACCCCTATTACCCAGAATTCCTCTCACAGAGCACCATCATCACGTCCCCATAAAACACTGTACTcaatcctcacatacactccaCTGAGATGCTTCAGTAAGCATTTCGTCCATGCAAAtgtaatttccttttttt
The window above is part of the Pseudorasbora parva isolate DD20220531a chromosome 23, ASM2467924v1, whole genome shotgun sequence genome. Proteins encoded here:
- the inpp5kb gene encoding inositol polyphosphate 5-phosphatase K isoform X1 — translated: MSAQNVGSRGGHQAFRLHIVTWNVSTAEPPADVRSLLQLDSQPATDLYVIGLQEVNANPVRYVSDLIVEDSWSHLLMDTLAPIGYIKVTSVRMQGLLMILFAKQVHLPFIRDIQSTYTRTGLFGYWGNKGGVSVRFSFYGHMLCFLNCHLAAHMNYALQRMDEFEYILDTQDFDMNNTPNILDHKVVFWFGDLNFRIADHGMHFLRSSINNGRFNLLWDKDQLTMMKKKEPVLQEFEEGPLRFKPTYKFDRFSETYDTRAPKTWFGFTGKKRKPAWTDRILWRIKPKAIETEDENSSTSSTSSADDDEYPVKVMQDMYTCDVSYGVSDHKPVIGTFNLEMRKKLESPLVTLTVDRHWSTDEDATFTYTILENFESSTWDWIGLYKIGFKSASDYSTFAWVKDDEVAANGEVVTVQIKNELPLLAGDYVLGYYSTNMQTLIAFSQTFQILESKRAVTEGQVPESINGHEK
- the inpp5kb gene encoding inositol polyphosphate 5-phosphatase K isoform X2, which produces MSAQNVGSRGGHQAFRLHIVTWNVSTAEPPADVRSLLQLDSQPATDLYVIGLQEVNANPVRYVSDLIVEDSWSHLLMDTLAPIGYIKVTSVRMQGLLMILFAKQVHLPFIRDIQSTYTRTGLFGYWGNKGGVSVRFSFYGHMLCFLNCHLAAHMNYALQRMDEFEYILDTQDFDMNNTPNILDHKVVFWFGDLNFRIADHGMHFLRSSINNGRFNLLWDKDQLTMMKKKEPVLQEFEEGPLRFKPTYKFDRFSETYDTSGKKRKPAWTDRILWRIKPKAIETEDENSSTSSTSSADDDEYPVKVMQDMYTCDVSYGVSDHKPVIGTFNLEMRKKLESPLVTLTVDRHWSTDEDATFTYTILENFESSTWDWIGLYKIGFKSASDYSTFAWVKDDEVAANGEVVTVQIKNELPLLAGDYVLGYYSTNMQTLIAFSQTFQILESKRAVTEGQVPESINGHEK